tcttttaaatcagaAGAGGACAAatccaaaatttgaacttgataGGTTTAATCTTCGAAATTCTTAGCACTAAACtgataaaattatgaattcaaattaattatttcgcCTTGATCAATGCATTATATTTCTAAAGCTCTATAATATGTTGACTCACGAAGAATTTAGATATGTATAACCTAGCTTTCTCAAAATCTTGATGTTTTGTTGAGAACAATTGTGAATGAAGAGATGTAAATCGTACTTCgtttatatattttagatatGCTCCTAAACATATGAGATTGAACGTCCCTAGGTCGTTAGATTGTTGGttagttatgcatgtattaaaaatactgtATGAATTAGTTATATAAAGTAAGTTTAATTATCCATGTACTTCTTGGTTATTTCATCTTTTACCTAGATTTTATTCTAACTTATACACGTGTACTCCATTAGTTATGTAGTATAAATTGGTAACCAAACACCGCATAATTAGGTGTGTTGAACTTTATACGTAGCATGCAACATGTTGTCAAACGTTGTACTAGTTATGCTGATTTTAATACATGAATAGCTCATCACTTCCTAACCAGCAACCAAACTATGTGCCCTTTCATTCACATTTCAAGATTTCTAACATCTATAGTTTCAAAGATTAATTTGGTGATTTAACCTTCACTAATATTTAGTTTGTTTGGACAAATTAATGACAGAGACAACTAGAGATAGCAAGCATGAATAGGAACATGGGAGAAGTAGGTGAAGTGTTTGAGCAGACAAGGGAAAATCATGATTATGGGCAAATGCCTTTTGCTTTCAGAGTCCAACCAATGCAGCCTAATTTGCACCAGAGGTTCTAAATCAAACCTCCCATCTATCTACCTATAtctatgttttatttttgttttttctataaTCGAGAAATCCATCTGTGACCCCGCCCTTTGAACCAATCACAgtcttctaaactcggtggataatggacCCGCCCCCTACCTATATCTATGTTTGCTCATCAATGAAACATCTTTTATTAGTAATATTGTTCTAGTTTGTGCTTTCAACAAACTTTGGTGTGTAATATCAATACTTATCTCTACTCTATGCTTTTAagtgacattatatatataatatattatgcaTATCTTGAAGGGTGGTTTGGTTCATGAGATAAGGTGTATATCTCAggtttaaatttatattttgtttggttgaaaataaatttatatttcaaactttatgtTATTTTAGCCCTCTTAGATAAATTAGTCCCTAGATTATAATCctaagataattttatttgcgAACCACATGATCTCTCGGTAGAAAAGCAAGCTATAGGACAACATAGCTCACTAAAttctttcttgagattctccCGATATTTGATCAAATCTTTCTACAATGGTCACATtatataatagtaatattttattataaaagtcaagtgttttttaatttaaataaaaaatgcttTTATACTTTGCCGCAAATAAGAGTAtaatatttaagtggagaagaaTAGACAGAGACTCATTAGCCATTGAATTTCAAACTCTACACCACTAGCTCTTGGAATATCTCggaatcataaaaaaaaacaaaaatctttcTATTGATTTGATTGAATGAAGTCTCAATTGTATTAAACAAGTGgaagattaaataaaaataataagaattatTCCTTTTTGTATTtaataagacaaaaaaaaatactgtGCGACAACACATAGTCATGAGTAATTAACGCTAGCGAAAGAATTAGAAGTTCAATTTGTGTTTGTGATAGTCATGGTGTTTAAGTTAACTTGCACTcacctcgactaatttcacGAGATATATATCACTTCGGCACCTCCTTAAACAGTTTTATAGTGACTgggtaaattttaaaaaaaaatgcttataAGCACTTGTTTTTAAGCCACAATAACATGAATAAGTCGAAAGCCATAAGTTAGAATTTCCAActtatggcttttggcttatatgtcataagccaatccaaacaaaGATCAAAATACATCTGGCTAGTATGTAAACCTTTGTTTCTTTACAAATATACAAAACATCACATtgcaaaaatgatttttgatgATGAATATGTACAGTTTTTCTTCAGTGTTTACTTACCTTCTCCATCAAGTCTGCACTTGGAAGACCAGAGGTATGTTACCAGCCAAATCGAAACCAAAGTAGAATGTCGTCCAACTCTGTTTCCTCCTATGAACTTATGCTCTGATCAATAACTCATAGACGTTACAGTTATTATCACCCGAAACACGCTTCAACATTTCAAAACTTTTACGGCTACCAAGAAATTCTATTCGTTTGAATTCTACACAACCACGCTCACTAGTCTCTTTACTGCAATAAACTGATCTTAGTCGGTCAGCATTCCTTGAATCTGTGTGAATcgctacctctacctctccacGGGACATGTTTTCCTAGAAATATCACAAATGTAATGTTTTACGAACAACAAATCCAATTAGAGAGAGCATTTTAAACTTGCCCGAGTAAAAATGAAGTGtgaaactgaaccaattcactTAAGGAAACGAAATCTTTCTGTTATTATCCATTCTTGAATAAACGCAGGTGAATCTAGCAAAGGATAAATCCAATACCTGATAAAATGCATATATGTAATCCAACACCTGTAAACATGTGAACCCTTTTTCACTAAAAAAGGTCCTGGAACATGGACCCATTTCGGAAAATCGATCAACTGGAAACAGTATGGTAACGAAGTTGTTTTTCAATATCAGCTCAGCTTTCTCACTGCAATCAAACAAACACAAAAAGACAAtcaaagtaagaaaaaaaagtgaattagaaaaaaaagtgaattacATCTACACTCCTTAATAATTGAGCCAAGTAGCAATTCTGTCCCTAGTGTACCAGTTCCGCCAATAGTAACCTAATAGTTTGATATTGGTCTTTGAATTGTCCTATGCTAAATTCCAACAAGTGCACATGACTTTCAATCAATTACCAGTTCTGAAAAAGATTGATCATTCATTGCCCACAAAAAGAACCAACATGATATGCTCCGCGAAACAATGATATGAGCAAGAATTCAAAAGTTTTAAGTCTGCTAGTTGAAACTGTAACAGTCACTGAAAGTAAGAAATCTGGTAAACCTTTCTGAAAGTGGTCGGGATAGGTTCACAAATGAAGCTTCAGATGCTTTGTGATCGTCCTTTGCATCAAAAAACACAGATGTGTTCTGTTGGTTTGTATCTTCCACACTAGAAGAATCCATGTAAATAGAAGCAGTCGAAGTTGGATCAGATATCGACCAGCAGATGGAATCTAGAAGGCTGCTTGGAGATAGGTGACGTAGGGGGGTTTGGCAAGTCTGCAAATCAAATGGGtaagtaaaattaaatttttcatagaaaaTAGTCATATACTTACGAGATCATAATTGATAGTTGGTTGAGTGCTACACACAAATAAGAGAAGAACAGGAGTGAAATGAATTAACTAAGTTAAAACCCTCATGACTCCTGGCAATGCTTAATTATCATTTTGGTAGAGCACTAAGAACAAGCAATCTACCAGTGAACTATAATTTCTTAAAACCAAAATCAAGCCAAGACTATGAGAATTAAAGTACCCAATTCCTGTTCCCCTCTAAAAGTGTTTTGGAATGGCAGATTGGGATTCACACCAAGTGCCCCAACCTTGGGCCAAACCACTCACAATTGAGAAGATAAACATGAAATTCATTACAATGCAACTTGAATTAAGATGTTAAATCTAAAATGAGAGTTATGCCATGTCACAACAGATAGTTAAACTATATTGCCAAGTGACATATTAGACATAAcagaaaaaagtattataagccTAAGCCATCCATGCATCTATTTGTATTTGGTGGCatcatttaaacaaaaaaaatgagctGTATGACGACAAGTGGAAGTGTTTTTACCTGCATACGCCAACCACGACGCTTCCTAACTCCCTCTTTGGCCACGTTGGCAACATTTTGCCTTTCTTCCTGGCTCACCCTAGGTGTAGAACTTGTTACATCTCGATGATAAGCACCAGTGTTGACTTCctatattcattaaaaataatattgaactGTAGcaagaaaattatcaaaagaTGGTGCTACAATGCAAAAATtcaattacatatataaattgataACTCAAACTTGTAAATATGTGTATCTGTGCGTGACCAATTTGAGATCAGCCACTGGAGGCCATCCCATCCAACTAATCACTTGCTACACTGTCAGAATTTTTTATGGTAAAATCTATTCTAACAGAAAGCCCCAGAAACTAAACAGCTTTCAACAGGTAACGCTACCAATTCCTTGCGAAATTTCAAGCATTGTCTAGATGTGGCACCTTTCAACTGGACACAATATCCACATTACTAAATTGCAGGATAAAAGTTTCATGTAAAGTTGATTATAATCCCATCCAAGATTATAACATCATTCATTTAGTACTTATTTTAGTAGAGAAACTGGGTATAACACCTTGCGTTTAGGAAAGGTAAATGATGACAAACTGTTGTGGATGCGTTGGAAGCccttaaattaagtatttaattatatttttagttgttttatttattattctagaataggatttatgtttcatagtttcataaggattaggttaagttatagttattagtttggAATAGGATTTTGGTCTCCTACTTTCATAAGAATTAGACTTCCTATTGATGTAATAAGACTCCTATTTAAAGGGGCTTTTGATGAATAAAACAGTAAGTCATAATTCAGCAAAATAGAGGAGATTGGAGTTCTCTCTTccattgaactctaaggtttcagtCTCCCTTTGAAGAGCTGAAGAGATCGGAGTTCTCGTTTAATGAATTCTAAGGTTTCAGCCTCCCTTTAACGAGCTGATTTATATATCGCCTTGTGAATCGATCCTTCCCTAAAGATTCATAACACAAACCCAGGGAACGCCTACATTGGCATCCATTGATTGCCTTACGCCCACCTAGCATCCATCTATGATATCTGTTGTTCAGGTCAAGAGAGGTACTCGAGGTATTAAACGACAACCAGCAGCCTCACTAAATATCCTCCAATCAACTAAAGACCAGAGAAGCTTACAATAGCCACACGAAGCAAGAATCACTCTCTTTAAATATAAATTGCTCTAGTCATCCATTATTATAGTCCACCTTTTCCTCAATCCGACTATCAAGAATATGTCTGAAATGGAGAATTACCAATATTTGTTGATTAAACATGTGAACTCACAAGatagctttttttttctttttttttttgagataatagTATAGAGGAAAAGTTGTGTTGAAAAAAGTATAAGAAGGGTCCCGCTGAACTTTATGTATTATGTAAGAAGTATTAGAAGGTTTCCTTTAAGGATAGTGGTAATCAGTTTGgagcaaacaaaaaaagattGCTTCCTATTACTTCTATTTTTGGGTTAATGAAGaaatgaggattcatatagccaatCCCAACTTGTTTGGACTGAGGCATAGTTGTTGGTGTTGTTGCAAGAGTAAATAACTTCATTTTCAATGTTTGGTCCCCTTACTTGGAATATCTCACGGAGTTTAGCTCAGATCCAATTGCAAAATTCTGTAACTACTCCGAGATCAAGCTTAATAATAGTCAACGGAAAGGATATATAGCAACATCTATAGGAAACCCTATACAGGTACATAACCAAAAATACATGGTCTATCTGAAGTTCTTAGGTTGATCAAAAGACAACCCTTAAGACATTGGATAAATTACCAGAACACCCTTATGATATGTATTTATCATTGAGATTTGTGGGAAAACCAGAAAAATGAGTAGGCCATGGTCCAAATTACAGTTAAAACCCCTAGCATATGGTCCAAATGACAAAATGCTAGGCCAGGATCCTTGAACCAAAGTTAACAAATTTTCTCTGGACCACCGACCCAATTAAAGCCAGATTATCTGATCTCTGGATAAGATAGTGGGCCTTATGAAAAAGATGTGACAGACATGCTACTTATCTAGGATCAAAGGCTTACTAGAACAAGATCATATGAGACACTATATAAGCTTTCACTAAAGACAATGCATAAATTTACTGCCAAAAAGGAGGGAATTTTGTCACTTCATATCTATACCTTACTAAAAATCCTTCAGACACATACATCCATATGAACTCAGATACAGCACCAAAGTCTACTACAGAGAATATACTGCACCGTGGAACCCACCTCAAAAGAAAGATTAACCAGATCCCTCAATTTGTATGGTGTCCTTGTGCGAAAAAGAACAAGACAAATACACTGTCTATTTATCTGATGATATATATCAATTTTCTTTCTAATGGAACATTGTAATAGAGACCACAAAGCTAATATCCTTGGATTTAAACAAGAGGAAGATATTCTAAAACAATCTTTAAGATGATAGAGAAAGCACCTTGGAAAGCTCATCAATAACCATTAGAAGACGGGGATAGTGAAAGAGGAGAGAAGAGGGCAAACAGAAGGAACATGAATACATACCTTGCTAGAAATTGTATTCTGAATGTTATCAAGTAATATTCCAGTTTGCCTAGCCAAATCAGCAGACATATGAACAAGCCTTTGCAGGCGCTTTTCCTTTGCACTCTTCAGAACCCAGAGCGGCTGACAAAAAGGTTTATTGTTTGTAAAAGCAATTCCAATGAAGAAGGAGGCAGGGGAATGATACAACATTCCTCGAGGAGATACTAATAGAAGGACTTATGTAAAGTTCTTGCCCGGGACAAGAAGTGGAATCAGAAAAATGTAATTCACTTAACTTAAATTTTCAGTTCCGATTAAGTTGCAAACATGAGAAAGAATTCAGGCATCCTCACTAAATAAATGAACACTTACTGTAACAATTTTAGAGGAATGGCCGAGGTATTTCCGAATTGAGTTTCCTTCGCAGATAACATGACTCGCACTGCAACCAACAAACCACTGATTGACCAAACTAGCACCTTCTGCTGCTGCAGACTCAATGACCTAAAATTTACAACAATTCAGAGAAATAGTCAAAGCAActttaataatttgaattgattcAGATGGCATACGCTTCAGATATGATGCAATATTGGAATTCATATTGTTGtaacaaacaaagaaaaataccAAGTGGCATAGCACCGATTTTCAGTGAAACAAATATTAGACTTAGATAAGCAGTACTACAGCAAAACAATCCTGTATAAATTGAACATAATATTCAATTTTGAGCCTTTTTATAACAACATCAACCTACCTTACTACGCAGCTCATCAGAAACATCAGCATCAACATAAAAGGTATGGCCAAACAGAGTTCTTCGCTTAGGTTCTCTTTCAGCATGAATTAATGGCTCTTCAATCATGTCAGGTGGTTTGCTATGTTCAGGCAATGCAACAGGGAGACATGAATGCTGACTGCTGATATCATCTACAGAGAAACCACCTTGTCCAACACCTTTAACACTATAAAGGGATTCATTCAGCCTCACTGGAGCAAACATAACCAATATTGTCTTAGTcatagaaaaaataagaaaataaaagacataaattccCTAAACCTTTTGTAAAAGAAACTGCAGAAATATGGGTTGCACCTTGAAAACATAAGGAAACAAATTCTAGTTAACCATCAATGTTTGAAACTCCTTCAATTGACAATCCATGTATTACATCTTAATCAGAAGAATGacaattcaacttcaagaaATTACAACAGCAGCTTATTTCTCACTAAATTAAAAACATGAAGGATAATGGTAATTATCTCAATCATTTTAACATCAAATCGCCATGCATTCAGTTAAGGTAATTCAAGCTAGCCCATATATTCCTTCTGCTTAAACAATGTACAAGTAATTGAAAGTTTttccaaaatatatatttcatattatGCTCACAAGTCATATCCCTTGCCATAAAAGAGAAGTGGAAGCAGAATTTGTATCCGCATTTGCTGGAGAGAATCTATTAAGAACCACAATTGACAAGTTATTTagattgaaagaaataaaagttgccaaaaataaaagaaggatCAGCATGTTCAACAGTCcatttcaagaaaaaagaaataacaagATTAATCAATTGAATAAGATCATAAAACCTGGAATACTAGAGTAATACAGAAAACAAGTTAATGAAGCTTACTGCACCATCCCTAATCAAAATACAAGACAGAACATTTCTTACCATT
This genomic stretch from Solanum stenotomum isolate F172 chromosome 10, ASM1918654v1, whole genome shotgun sequence harbors:
- the LOC125842410 gene encoding uncharacterized protein LOC125842410 encodes the protein MGGGGRVEVVSSKGCSKLLVDFSSSFRGIPSYSLEPFMSPASSSSVMSQSILTTPSNCPFSGLVICVTGLSKEARKQVMEATERLGGKYSPHLHPQCTHLVVQSFSGRKFEHASKHGLKNGLLVVSLAWFVDSVRRNVRLNESLYSVKGVGQGGFSVDDISSQHSCLPVALPEHSKPPDMIEEPLIHAEREPKRRTLFGHTFYVDADVSDELRSKVIESAAAEGASLVNQWFVGCSASHVICEGNSIRKYLGHSSKIVTPLWVLKSAKEKRLQRLVHMSADLARQTGILLDNIQNTISSKEVNTGAYHRDVTSSTPRVSQEERQNVANVAKEGVRKRRGWRMQTCQTPLRHLSPSSLLDSICWSISDPTSTASIYMDSSSVEDTNQQNTSVFFDAKDDHKASEASFVNLSRPLSESEKAELILKNNFVTILFPVDRFSEMGPCSRTFFSEKGFTCLQVLDYIYAFYQENMSRGEVEVAIHTDSRNADRLRSVYCSKETSERGCVEFKRIEFLGSRKSFEMLKRVSGDNNCNVYELLIRA